CTTCTTCACCAGCACCGAGGTGTACATCCCCTTGACCGCTGGCAAAGCCTCGCCCTCTTCGGAAGTCATCCCGGTAATCTCGTACTTGCCATCGGCCACGGCGACATCCATACCGATGAAGCGAGTTCCCGTCGACGTCAGCGAAATGCTCGAGCCAGCCATCGGTCCCTGGAAGAGCTCGGCATAACGGCCTTCGATTGCTTGCTTACCGTGGAAACGCTCTCCCGAAGGATCGATGAGGTCGCCTTCGTCGACGAATCGACTCGCGATCTGCGCCGCGTTCCCGGCAGCCCAGGACTTCTCGAACTCTCGGAGCTGATCTTGCAGCAAATCTTCGTCGCTTCTCGGCTCATCGGTTTGGGCCTGCTCCGCGGGCTGCTCCTCGACCGCCGGCGTGCATCCGACGACGAGCCCCGCGACGAGACTGCCGAGTAGAAGTAAAGAAAAGCGCATTGGTTCACCTCCTGACAGCGGATACGGTTCGAAGCTTGGTGCCGAACTCTATGCCCGAAGGTAGGGGAAGTCAAAGACGACGGATAATCGAGCCTGGCGCGTTTTGTCGTAGCCCTTCCT
The Vicinamibacteria bacterium DNA segment above includes these coding regions:
- a CDS encoding SgcJ/EcaC family oxidoreductase; protein product: MRFSLLLLGSLVAGLVVGCTPAVEEQPAEQAQTDEPRSDEDLLQDQLREFEKSWAAGNAAQIASRFVDEGDLIDPSGERFHGKQAIEGRYAELFQGPMAGSSISLTSTGTRFIGMDVAVADGKYEITGMTSEEGEALPAVKGMYTSVLVKKDGNWMIRCSRPMTPAPGTT